In a genomic window of Leifsonia xyli subsp. cynodontis DSM 46306:
- a CDS encoding LssY C-terminal domain-containing protein — protein MFWVVLAYLVLPRLHRILTRIYVPDYFIGRARTSDGLLGDPINLALLGTEAQLDEAMTAAGWNRADEVTAASSRRIVASTILRRSYDEAPVSPLFLFGHQQDVAYQQEVLGNPAKRHHVRFWRCPEGWLLPGGHRVGWLAAGTFDRAVGFSLFTLQITHKIDANTDIERDHIVSTLTGSGLDVEVSVIRDFSTGYHSRNGGGDSIETDGDLPIVDLTGVSV, from the coding sequence TTGTTCTGGGTCGTCCTCGCCTACCTCGTGCTGCCGCGGCTGCATCGCATCCTGACCCGGATCTACGTTCCGGACTACTTCATCGGCCGGGCCCGCACCAGCGACGGGCTGCTCGGCGACCCGATCAACCTGGCGCTCCTCGGCACGGAAGCGCAGCTGGACGAGGCCATGACCGCGGCCGGATGGAACCGCGCGGACGAGGTGACAGCGGCCTCCAGCCGGCGGATCGTCGCCTCGACGATTCTTCGCCGCAGCTATGACGAGGCCCCCGTGAGCCCGCTCTTCCTGTTCGGGCATCAGCAGGACGTCGCTTACCAGCAGGAGGTTCTGGGCAACCCCGCCAAGCGTCACCACGTCCGCTTCTGGCGCTGCCCGGAGGGCTGGCTGCTCCCCGGCGGCCACCGCGTCGGCTGGCTCGCCGCCGGCACGTTCGATCGTGCTGTCGGCTTCTCGCTGTTCACGCTCCAGATCACTCACAAGATCGACGCGAACACGGACATCGAGCGCGACCATATCGTCTCCACCCTCACCGGGTCCGGGCTGGACGTGGAGGTGTCGGTCATCCGCGACTTCTCCACCGGCTACCACTCGCGGAACGGCGGCGGGGACAGCATCGAGACGGATGGCGATCTCCCGATCGTCGACCTCACCGGTGTGAGCGTCTAA
- the trhO gene encoding oxygen-dependent tRNA uridine(34) hydroxylase TrhO, translating to MPVAKVLLFYVFAPLPDPEAVRLWQRDLCESLGLRGRILLSKDGLNGTLGGELGSLKRYLRKTKDYAAFTGLDAKWSEGSGLDAEGGSLDFPRLSVRVLDEIVSFGAPDELVVDASGVLGGGARLDPNGVHALVEARDDVVFFDGRNRFEAEIGRFRDAVVPAVATTREFVAELDSGKYDHLKGRPIVTYCTGGVRCEVLSGLMRSRGFQEVYQLDGGVVRYGERFGDSGLWEGSLYVFDGRGSVTFSPSAAVIGRCAGCGEASSRMRNCVEAACREQLVVCEGCGALACPEHAAAAHAATGERAAAAG from the coding sequence GTGCCCGTCGCGAAAGTCCTCCTCTTCTATGTCTTCGCCCCGCTGCCCGATCCCGAGGCCGTCCGGCTGTGGCAGCGCGACTTGTGCGAGTCCCTCGGTCTGCGCGGGCGCATCCTCCTCTCCAAGGACGGGCTGAATGGCACGCTCGGCGGTGAGCTCGGCTCCCTGAAGCGCTACCTGCGGAAGACGAAAGACTATGCGGCTTTCACCGGGTTGGACGCGAAGTGGAGCGAGGGGTCCGGGCTGGACGCCGAGGGCGGAAGCCTGGACTTCCCCCGGCTCTCCGTTCGCGTACTCGACGAGATCGTGTCGTTCGGAGCGCCGGACGAGCTGGTCGTCGACGCGTCGGGAGTCCTCGGTGGCGGCGCGCGGCTCGATCCGAACGGCGTGCATGCCCTGGTCGAGGCCCGGGACGATGTTGTGTTCTTCGACGGGCGCAACCGCTTCGAGGCGGAGATCGGACGGTTCCGGGACGCGGTGGTCCCGGCTGTGGCGACGACGCGCGAGTTCGTCGCCGAACTGGACAGCGGCAAATACGATCATCTGAAGGGCAGGCCGATCGTGACGTACTGCACCGGCGGTGTCCGCTGCGAGGTCCTGAGCGGGCTGATGCGCTCGCGCGGGTTCCAGGAGGTCTACCAGCTCGACGGCGGGGTGGTGCGCTACGGCGAGCGCTTCGGGGACTCGGGGCTGTGGGAGGGGTCGCTGTACGTGTTCGACGGGCGCGGCTCGGTGACGTTCTCCCCCTCGGCTGCTGTGATCGGGCGCTGCGCCGGGTGCGGGGAGGCGAGCAGCCGGATGCGGAACTGCGTGGAGGCGGCCTGCCGGGAGCAGCTGGTGGTCTGCGAGGGATGCGGGGCCTTGGCTTGTCCGGAGCATGCGGCGGCGGCGCATGCGGCGACAGGTGAGAGGGCGGCGGCAGCCGGCTGA
- a CDS encoding YbhB/YbcL family Raf kinase inhibitor-like protein, translating into MPNDPLQRFRSVPHFTLTSDDIADDRPLSREQWGAGGGGGDRSPQLSWSGFPAETKSFAVTIHDPDAPTGSGFWHWAVYNIPASVTALAANAGAEGGAGLPRGAAMLSNELRSKSFTGAGPPPGTGTHRYFVTVHALDVDRLDLDPESTPALLGLTAAFHVLARALLVPTATAGDI; encoded by the coding sequence ATGCCGAACGATCCTCTTCAGCGCTTCCGCTCCGTCCCGCACTTCACCCTCACGAGCGACGACATCGCCGACGACCGGCCGCTCTCCCGCGAGCAGTGGGGCGCGGGCGGCGGTGGCGGCGACCGCTCGCCGCAGTTGTCCTGGAGCGGATTCCCGGCGGAGACGAAGAGTTTCGCCGTCACCATCCACGATCCGGACGCACCTACAGGCTCCGGCTTCTGGCACTGGGCCGTGTACAACATCCCCGCCTCTGTCACCGCGCTCGCGGCGAACGCGGGGGCCGAGGGCGGCGCGGGGCTGCCCCGGGGCGCGGCGATGCTCTCCAACGAGCTGCGCTCGAAGAGCTTCACCGGCGCGGGTCCGCCACCCGGCACCGGGACGCACCGCTACTTCGTGACCGTGCATGCCCTGGATGTGGACCGTCTCGACCTCGATCCGGAGTCGACTCCCGCTCTCCTCGGCCTCACCGCCGCCTTCCACGTCCTCGCGCGCGCCCTCCTCGTCCCGACCGCGACCGCCGGCGACATCTGA
- a CDS encoding polyprenol monophosphomannose synthase, with translation MRSIVIIPTYNERENIGPVVGRLRASVPDADVLIVDDGSPDGTGDLADALAATDANVNVLHRAGKSGLGAAYRAGMTWALDAGYDAIVEMDADGSHQPEQLPRLLAALRRPPGEAPGPGAASADLVLGSRWVPGGSVVNWPAHRRLLSRGGSAYSRIALGVPVRDITGGYRAFTADALRSVHLDDVESQGYCFQIDMLRRAHAAGLTVTEVPITFVEREHGASKMTGGIVAEAMLRVTAWGIAGLPGRFRRRTVAPAEVTEAAPQA, from the coding sequence ATGCGTTCCATCGTCATCATTCCGACCTACAACGAGCGGGAGAACATCGGCCCCGTCGTCGGCCGGCTTCGCGCGTCCGTTCCGGACGCCGACGTCCTGATCGTCGACGACGGCTCACCGGACGGAACGGGCGACCTGGCCGACGCGCTCGCCGCGACCGACGCGAACGTCAATGTGCTGCACCGCGCGGGGAAGTCCGGTCTGGGCGCCGCTTACCGTGCCGGGATGACCTGGGCGCTCGACGCGGGCTATGACGCGATCGTGGAGATGGACGCCGACGGCTCGCACCAGCCCGAGCAGCTGCCCCGCCTCCTGGCCGCCCTCCGCCGCCCGCCGGGCGAGGCGCCCGGTCCCGGCGCGGCGAGCGCCGACCTCGTCTTGGGCTCCCGCTGGGTCCCCGGCGGGAGTGTGGTCAATTGGCCTGCGCACCGTCGCCTTCTCTCGCGGGGCGGCAGCGCCTACTCGCGCATCGCGCTCGGCGTCCCCGTGCGGGACATCACCGGCGGCTATCGCGCTTTCACCGCTGACGCGCTGCGCAGCGTCCACCTGGACGACGTGGAGAGTCAGGGCTACTGCTTCCAGATCGACATGCTCCGCCGCGCCCACGCCGCCGGTCTCACCGTCACGGAGGTGCCGATCACCTTCGTGGAGCGGGAGCACGGCGCCTCGAAGATGACCGGCGGCATCGTCGCCGAGGCGATGCTCCGGGTCACAGCATGGGGCATCGCGGGCCTGCCCGGGCGATTCCGCCGCCGGACCGTGGCACCCGCCGAGGTGACCGAGGCGGCTCCGCAGGCGTAG
- a CDS encoding transglycosylase domain-containing protein — protein MTHLSRRRRAASALGFLTLSAVAGVMVVAMVAPAVAVSGMAADSGLQLFEGLPEYIKPDKLAQTTDIYAKDGTGAPVLLAAVYEQNREVVGSDQISPQVKDALIATEDPRFYSHGGVDVRAVLRAAAGNALSENVGSGASTISMQYVKNILVQRAEAIPDKAKREAAYDDATKTSIDRKLKEIRLAIGLEKAYTKDQILLGYLNIAPFGGTTYGIQSAAKYYYGVTAAELTLPQAASLIASVNEPNGLRLDREENLADNKKRRDGDVLAAMLEEGKITQAQHDEAVAAPIEPKITPLATGCHAANPLGAGFFCDYVERVIQNRKLLQDAADPERSTLTTGGYDIYTPLDLDLQRAALESMSTYVPTSAPALDLGGSLVTIEPGTGRVLAMVQNKDFNADPDDTSPESTAVNFASDYEDGGSSGFPAGSTYKVFTLAEWLKTGHSIDDTVNGNARALSLSTFRDSCQGTQGGTYSPRNDSGQTPGDMSVRAATAGSVNGAFFSMAQKLDQCEIRKTAEAFGVRRADGKPLTSYVSDILGINEVAPIRMAAAFAGIANKGIVCSPLAIDRIVDSEGKDVPVPGPECSAAVSPEVAATMASALSGVMSGTGSASNPRDGIPVFAKTGTSDGEHHTWFVGSTTELTTAVWVGNVQGEVSLRRSTVGGVQGDQLRHRVWKTYMTATDAKYGGAAFPASVAQPVRVTTPAPTASPSTRPEG, from the coding sequence ATGACCCACCTCTCGCGCCGCCGCCGCGCCGCTTCCGCGCTCGGCTTTCTCACTCTCAGCGCCGTGGCCGGCGTCATGGTCGTCGCGATGGTCGCGCCGGCCGTCGCCGTGAGCGGTATGGCCGCCGACAGCGGCCTCCAGCTTTTCGAGGGGCTGCCCGAGTACATCAAGCCGGACAAACTCGCGCAGACGACGGACATCTACGCGAAGGATGGGACGGGCGCCCCCGTTCTGCTCGCCGCGGTCTACGAGCAGAACCGTGAGGTCGTCGGCTCGGACCAGATCTCCCCGCAGGTGAAGGACGCCCTGATCGCGACCGAGGACCCGCGGTTCTACAGTCACGGCGGCGTCGATGTGAGAGCGGTTCTGCGCGCCGCCGCCGGGAACGCCCTGAGCGAGAACGTCGGATCGGGCGCGTCCACCATCTCTATGCAGTATGTCAAGAACATCCTTGTGCAGCGGGCGGAGGCCATTCCGGACAAGGCCAAGCGCGAAGCCGCCTACGACGACGCGACCAAGACGAGCATCGATCGCAAACTCAAGGAGATCCGGCTCGCGATCGGCCTGGAGAAGGCGTACACCAAGGATCAGATTCTGCTCGGCTATCTGAACATCGCGCCGTTCGGCGGCACGACGTACGGTATCCAATCGGCGGCGAAGTACTACTACGGCGTCACGGCGGCCGAGCTGACGCTGCCGCAGGCGGCCAGCCTGATCGCGTCGGTGAACGAGCCCAATGGGCTGCGCCTCGACCGCGAGGAGAACCTCGCGGACAACAAGAAGCGCCGGGACGGCGATGTGCTCGCCGCGATGCTCGAAGAGGGCAAGATCACGCAGGCACAGCACGACGAGGCCGTCGCCGCCCCCATCGAGCCGAAGATCACCCCGCTCGCCACTGGCTGCCACGCGGCGAACCCGCTGGGGGCCGGCTTCTTCTGCGACTACGTCGAACGTGTCATCCAGAACCGGAAGCTGCTCCAGGACGCTGCCGACCCGGAGCGGAGCACCCTCACCACCGGCGGCTACGACATCTACACGCCGCTCGATCTCGACCTCCAGCGCGCGGCGCTCGAGTCGATGAGCACGTACGTCCCGACGTCCGCCCCGGCCCTCGACCTCGGCGGTTCGCTCGTGACCATCGAGCCCGGCACCGGACGCGTCCTGGCGATGGTGCAGAACAAGGACTTCAACGCCGACCCGGACGACACCTCGCCGGAGAGCACGGCCGTCAACTTCGCCAGCGATTATGAGGACGGCGGTTCCAGCGGGTTCCCCGCCGGCTCGACGTACAAGGTGTTCACGCTCGCCGAGTGGCTCAAGACCGGGCACTCGATCGACGACACGGTCAACGGGAACGCGCGGGCACTCAGCCTCTCCACCTTCCGCGACAGCTGCCAGGGAACCCAGGGCGGAACCTATTCGCCCAGGAACGACAGCGGCCAGACGCCGGGGGACATGAGCGTGCGCGCGGCGACCGCCGGTTCGGTGAACGGGGCGTTCTTCTCGATGGCGCAGAAACTCGACCAGTGCGAGATCCGCAAGACGGCGGAGGCGTTCGGCGTCCGCCGTGCGGACGGGAAGCCGCTCACCTCCTACGTGTCGGACATCCTCGGAATCAACGAAGTGGCGCCCATCCGGATGGCCGCGGCCTTCGCGGGGATCGCGAACAAGGGCATCGTCTGCTCCCCCCTCGCGATCGACCGCATCGTGGACTCCGAGGGCAAGGACGTGCCGGTTCCGGGGCCGGAGTGCTCGGCGGCCGTCAGCCCCGAGGTCGCGGCCACGATGGCCTCGGCGCTGAGCGGTGTGATGAGCGGGACAGGCTCCGCGTCCAACCCGAGGGACGGTATCCCGGTGTTCGCCAAGACCGGCACCTCCGACGGAGAGCACCACACCTGGTTCGTCGGCTCCACCACGGAGCTCACGACGGCGGTGTGGGTCGGCAATGTCCAGGGCGAGGTCTCGCTGCGCCGGTCCACGGTCGGCGGCGTCCAAGGCGATCAGCTGAGACACCGGGTGTGGAAGACCTACATGACGGCCACCGACGCGAAGTACGGTGGAGCGGCGTTCCCGGCGTCGGTGGCCCAGCCGGTCCGCGTGACGACCCCCGCCCCGACGGCGTCTCCGAGCACACGACCCGAAGGGTGA
- a CDS encoding ABC transporter ATP-binding protein, with product MTVALLEVTDLSVVYRPRDHAPHHAVRSVSFAIEKGEFVGLVGESGCGKSTLGNAILQLLSKPAAIESGSVVFDGRRIDGLGDDELRGIRWVSLSTVFQSSMNSLNPVMTIAAQFRDTFRAHRVPASRARAAELLRMVDLEESVLDSYPHELSGGMKQRVTLALALALSPELVVLDESTTGLDVLVQRRIPDRLRELQGQLGFAVLFVSHDIGTVLELSDRVLVMLDGEIVEQSTPAALLAGGAGHPYAAKLLDAYRVTSGAVAKAATASAAEPLLTMSGVGKTYRVGRGRSRRHVTALAEISLTLLEGTISALVGQSGSGKSTIARLLLGMERPAGGTVTLTRPGSPSVPVGTLRGRRLREYRATTQLVFQDPFASLNPANTLQYILSRPLRSYGGIPRSEVAASAAALLEQVGLTPAARFIDKLPHQLSGGQRQRVVIARALAANPAVLIADEPVSMLDVSIRAEILDLLRRLVAGRGIAMLYITHDLLSARALADDVTVLEGGRVREQGTAAQVIDNATHPYTRELLAAIPDPFARIK from the coding sequence ATGACCGTGGCACTCCTCGAGGTCACCGATCTGTCCGTCGTCTACCGTCCGCGCGACCACGCGCCGCACCACGCGGTCCGCTCGGTCTCGTTCGCCATCGAGAAGGGCGAGTTCGTCGGCCTGGTCGGCGAGTCGGGATGCGGCAAGTCGACGCTCGGCAACGCCATCCTGCAGTTGCTCAGCAAACCGGCCGCCATCGAGAGCGGGAGCGTCGTCTTCGACGGCCGGCGCATCGATGGGCTCGGCGACGACGAGCTCCGCGGCATCCGCTGGGTCTCGCTCTCGACCGTGTTCCAGTCCTCGATGAACTCGCTCAACCCGGTCATGACGATCGCGGCGCAGTTCCGGGACACCTTCCGCGCCCATCGCGTCCCGGCCTCCCGCGCCCGCGCCGCGGAGCTGCTCAGGATGGTCGACCTGGAGGAGAGCGTGCTCGACTCCTACCCGCACGAGCTCTCCGGCGGGATGAAGCAGCGCGTCACCCTCGCCCTCGCGCTGGCGCTCAGCCCCGAGCTGGTCGTGCTGGACGAATCGACCACCGGGCTCGATGTGCTCGTGCAGCGCCGCATCCCGGACCGGCTGCGCGAGCTTCAGGGGCAGCTGGGCTTCGCAGTGCTGTTCGTCAGCCACGACATCGGCACCGTCCTGGAGCTGAGCGACCGCGTGCTCGTCATGCTGGACGGCGAGATCGTGGAGCAGTCGACGCCCGCGGCCCTGCTGGCCGGCGGCGCCGGGCATCCCTACGCAGCGAAACTCCTCGACGCCTACCGCGTGACCTCCGGCGCGGTGGCGAAGGCCGCCACCGCGAGCGCCGCCGAGCCGCTGCTGACCATGAGCGGGGTCGGCAAGACCTACCGCGTCGGCCGCGGTCGCAGCCGCCGCCACGTCACCGCCCTGGCCGAGATCTCGCTCACCCTCCTCGAAGGCACCATCTCCGCCCTGGTCGGCCAGTCCGGCTCGGGCAAGTCCACGATCGCGCGCCTCCTGCTCGGGATGGAGCGGCCCGCCGGCGGAACGGTCACCCTCACCCGTCCCGGCTCCCCCTCCGTCCCGGTCGGGACGCTGCGCGGACGCCGCCTGCGCGAGTACCGCGCGACGACACAGCTGGTCTTCCAGGACCCGTTCGCCTCGCTGAACCCCGCGAACACCTTGCAGTACATCCTGTCGCGGCCGTTGCGGAGCTACGGTGGCATCCCACGCTCGGAGGTGGCGGCGAGCGCCGCCGCCCTCCTCGAACAGGTCGGCCTCACGCCCGCGGCGCGCTTCATCGACAAGCTGCCCCACCAGCTTTCGGGCGGCCAGCGCCAGCGGGTCGTGATCGCCCGCGCCCTCGCGGCGAACCCGGCTGTGCTCATCGCCGACGAGCCGGTTTCGATGCTGGATGTCTCCATCCGCGCCGAGATCCTCGATCTCCTCCGCCGCCTGGTCGCCGGCCGCGGCATCGCCATGCTTTACATCACACACGATCTCCTGTCGGCGCGGGCGCTCGCGGACGACGTGACGGTGCTCGAAGGCGGGCGGGTGCGCGAACAGGGGACAGCCGCACAGGTGATCGACAACGCGACGCACCCCTACACCCGCGAGCTCCTGGCCGCCATCCCGGACCCCTTCGCCCGAATCAAGTGA
- the purL gene encoding phosphoribosylformylglycinamidine synthase subunit PurL translates to MTDTTTHQVVDTVANAAATPEREQPFAALGLKPDEYARIREILRRRPTSGELAMYSVMWSEHCSYKSSKIYLRQFGQKVTPAMKKNLMVGMGENAGVVDIGEGWAVTFKVESHNHPSYIEPFQGAATGVGGIVRDIISMGARPVAVMDQLRFGAIDEPDTARVVHGVVSGISFYGNCLGLPNIGGETYFDPVYQGNPLVNALSVGVLRHEDLHLANASGVGNKVVLFGARTGGDGIGGASILASDTFSEGGPAKRPAVQVGDPFAEKVLIECCLELYRGKLVEGIQDLGAAGISCATSELASNGDGGMFIELDSVLLRDPSLTAEEILMSESQERMMAVVKPELLDQFLAVTAKWDVETSVLGEVTDTGRLVIDWHGEEIVNVDPRTVAIDGPVYERPVAYPSWIDALRADSASALARPASGDALREQTLALLGSANLADKSWITDQYDYFVGGNTALAFPDDAGMIRVDEESGLGFAIATDANGRYCQLDPKEGAKLALAEAYRNVAASGAVPAAVTDCLNFGSPENPEVMWQFSQAVEGLSDACLELGVPVTGGNVSFYNQTGDVPVFPTPVVGVLGVIDDVARRIPAGWQDEGENIYLLGITREELDGSAWAATVHGHLGGRPPAVDLAAERRLAETLHAASQQGLISSAHDLADGGLAQALAESVLRFGVGARVWLGDIAERDGVDAASALFSESTARVIVSVPREDDVRFRGLCDGRGVPALRIGVTDGDAGTQPVLEVQDLFAIDVEELRSVHRSTLPERFGPVVG, encoded by the coding sequence GTGACCGACACCACCACCCACCAGGTCGTCGATACGGTCGCGAACGCCGCCGCCACGCCGGAGAGGGAGCAGCCGTTCGCCGCGCTCGGCCTCAAACCGGACGAGTACGCGCGCATTCGCGAAATCCTCAGACGCCGGCCCACGAGCGGCGAGCTGGCGATGTACTCGGTGATGTGGTCCGAGCACTGCTCCTACAAATCGTCGAAGATCTACCTGCGGCAGTTCGGGCAGAAGGTCACGCCAGCGATGAAGAAGAACCTCATGGTCGGGATGGGCGAGAACGCGGGCGTCGTGGATATCGGCGAAGGCTGGGCCGTCACCTTCAAGGTGGAGTCGCACAACCACCCCTCCTACATCGAGCCGTTCCAGGGCGCGGCGACCGGCGTGGGCGGGATCGTCCGCGACATCATCTCGATGGGCGCGCGTCCGGTCGCGGTGATGGACCAGCTGCGCTTCGGTGCGATCGACGAGCCGGACACCGCGCGCGTCGTGCATGGTGTGGTCTCCGGCATCTCGTTCTATGGCAATTGCCTCGGCCTGCCGAACATCGGCGGCGAGACGTACTTCGACCCGGTGTACCAGGGCAACCCGCTCGTCAACGCGCTGTCGGTCGGTGTGCTCCGTCACGAGGATCTGCACCTTGCGAACGCCTCCGGCGTGGGCAACAAGGTCGTGCTGTTCGGCGCGCGGACCGGCGGCGACGGGATCGGCGGGGCGAGCATCCTGGCGTCCGACACGTTCTCCGAGGGAGGGCCGGCCAAGCGCCCGGCCGTGCAGGTGGGCGACCCGTTCGCCGAGAAGGTGCTCATCGAGTGCTGCCTGGAGCTGTACCGCGGCAAACTGGTCGAGGGCATCCAGGACCTCGGCGCCGCCGGCATATCCTGCGCCACCAGCGAACTCGCCTCGAACGGCGACGGCGGGATGTTCATCGAACTGGACAGTGTGCTGCTGCGCGATCCGAGCCTCACCGCCGAGGAGATCCTCATGTCGGAGAGCCAGGAGCGGATGATGGCGGTCGTCAAGCCCGAGCTTCTCGACCAGTTCCTCGCGGTGACGGCGAAGTGGGATGTGGAGACCAGCGTCCTCGGCGAGGTGACCGACACCGGCCGCCTGGTCATCGACTGGCACGGCGAGGAGATCGTCAACGTCGACCCGCGCACGGTCGCGATCGACGGACCGGTCTACGAGCGTCCCGTCGCCTACCCGTCGTGGATCGACGCCCTGCGGGCCGACTCGGCCTCGGCGCTCGCCCGGCCGGCCTCGGGCGACGCGCTGCGCGAGCAGACCCTCGCCCTGCTGGGCAGCGCCAACCTGGCCGACAAGTCCTGGATCACGGACCAGTACGACTACTTCGTCGGCGGCAACACCGCGCTCGCCTTCCCGGACGATGCGGGCATGATCCGCGTGGACGAGGAGAGCGGCCTCGGCTTCGCCATCGCCACCGACGCCAACGGCCGCTACTGCCAGCTCGATCCGAAAGAGGGCGCCAAGCTCGCCCTCGCTGAGGCATACCGCAACGTGGCCGCCTCCGGCGCCGTGCCCGCCGCGGTCACCGACTGCCTCAACTTCGGCAGCCCTGAGAACCCCGAGGTCATGTGGCAGTTCTCGCAGGCCGTCGAGGGACTCTCGGACGCCTGCCTGGAACTGGGTGTCCCCGTCACCGGCGGCAACGTCTCCTTCTACAACCAGACCGGCGATGTCCCTGTCTTCCCGACCCCGGTCGTCGGCGTGCTGGGCGTGATCGACGATGTAGCGCGCCGCATCCCGGCCGGCTGGCAGGACGAGGGCGAGAACATCTACCTCCTCGGCATCACCCGCGAAGAGCTCGACGGCTCCGCGTGGGCGGCGACGGTCCACGGTCACCTTGGCGGACGACCCCCCGCGGTGGACCTCGCCGCCGAGCGCAGGCTCGCCGAGACCCTGCACGCCGCGTCGCAGCAGGGCCTCATCTCATCCGCCCACGACCTCGCCGACGGCGGCCTCGCCCAGGCCCTCGCCGAGAGCGTCCTGCGCTTCGGCGTCGGCGCCCGCGTCTGGCTGGGCGACATCGCCGAGCGGGACGGCGTGGACGCGGCGAGCGCGCTCTTCAGCGAGTCGACTGCGCGCGTGATCGTCTCCGTTCCCCGCGAGGACGACGTGAGGTTCCGTGGCCTCTGCGACGGGCGCGGCGTCCCCGCGCTCCGCATCGGCGTCACCGACGGCGATGCCGGCACGCAGCCGGTGCTCGAGGTCCAGGACCTCTTCGCGATCGACGTGGAGGAGCTGCGCAGCGTCCATCGCTCCACGCTTCCGGAGCGCTTCGGACCGGTGGTGGGCTGA
- a CDS encoding ABC transporter permease subunit, with protein MSLRTRDYVAAAKLAGDRTPRIILREIMPNMTSLIVVGFMGAALGAIGGEAGLAFLGLGDPQTVSWGAMLYQANVGGALLTGQLAWLIAPGLTLALLITSFTLINFGIDTLSNPQLREG; from the coding sequence ATCTCCCTGCGCACCCGCGACTACGTCGCTGCGGCGAAACTGGCCGGAGACCGTACGCCACGCATCATCCTGCGGGAGATCATGCCCAATATGACCTCGCTCATCGTCGTCGGCTTCATGGGCGCCGCCCTCGGCGCGATCGGCGGCGAGGCCGGGCTCGCGTTCCTGGGGCTGGGCGATCCGCAGACGGTCAGCTGGGGCGCGATGCTCTACCAAGCCAATGTCGGCGGCGCCCTGCTCACCGGGCAGCTCGCGTGGCTGATCGCCCCGGGGCTCACCCTCGCCCTGCTCATCACGAGCTTCACACTCATCAATTTCGGCATCGACACGCTGAGCAACCCCCAACTGAGGGAGGGATGA